One Watersipora subatra chromosome 4, tzWatSuba1.1, whole genome shotgun sequence genomic window carries:
- the LOC137394385 gene encoding serine-rich adhesin for platelets-like, which produces MGALVHTFFRLAFTNLKYYQIYKAAGHTNRYEGHSNRDVDIGMNLYTKLETFGPKNLFLEFVKFTGYYTKTKKHFCGICPIRRPADHFDPGSFQTHISSTEHTRNVQVIKQLYDRSVRGCIYMCAKDCIINHELLSQKPLSHPAVSLASSRSISETSKSSIASQVSKSSKTDQTGSSDAVSGQIKATAPRRLSLNSVQGIFQSVKSAMVYNDSNNTLAPSTVKATSQLVSQSSAGKITSSNVESKIIAQSVDNAKNTHVEDAKKSSLLSSALTSSTHCEKKSQKTKERKPLSEKKRKDVANTAESDEAAKKSSKCSPREKTLSPSDSDRRTTSSSSARYSQTSHRSVYGQPYRSYKYDSSTSFRHRNYKNSFQQNRKSYSRRDSSSRRSNSRSRKRSYRSRSRSSSSERISKSKHQRSKESSKRHRYRSISKSGDSRDSSQERASHKKARTRVKAGHHYSYKSPGNSKRRRSRRSRSETSSSSSDRTQHSSRSSRSSKIRSRRSKSFASSSDSSSTESTCSSSTISRRRQCSSSRSLSTCSPRGQRRGKRSRSPSKSSPLASKRVDVHRQFRYISPPPFPLGNSSIYCINPDFEKLNVRSLSPVSADVVSRTVENAWKFYHSRYYSQSELSTDIVYDAQVLFLKSYSGFFMQAPNFENCYNSLYKPEDLKAALRMRLDRLSPGPAKDPNVTISKRESPEYQNNMVTSSQPALKSDAAHQHSNNIPNTAESMKTLIKTGAVPGLSLMDDSETCAYNMSASSTVSADPANDGIRNAIESLRQSYSGASAKEETFDHGDLDSLTLAERKTSESFIPFLNDGTLDEVRNLPDNQESKKISNSDMELPWHYKQHSASRSPEDICETVLSKEDAYTTNNLSTNMLSMNNNHQNACKKYSQNVISEQKQEVDKKEKSKKEEDKLQSVGGVVMSAFIADVVKGIIRLSTLQTDTELSPTEMLNEMEHEQEKMHSRMITPAGHYMINMAKRILSPESGQSLQLEFDKADPEAVELMKTLDVRVVELIASTPFLSE; this is translated from the exons ATGGGGGCGCTAGTCCATACCTTCTTTAGGCTTGCCTTCACCAatctaaaatattatcaaatttACAAGGCTGCGGGTCATACTAACAGGTATGAAGGTCATTCTAACAGGGATGTGGATATTGGGATG AACTTGTACACGAAGCTCGAAACTTTTGGACCTAAAAACTTATTCTTGGAGTTT GTGAAGTTTACGGGGTATTACACAAAGACAAAGAAGCATTTTTGTGGG ATATGTCCAATAAGAAGGCCAGCAGACCATTTTGACCCTGGTTCTTTCCAAACCCACATCTCTTCTACGGAACATACTAGAAATGTGCAG GTTATAAAGCAACTATACGACAGATCTGTTCGTGGCTGTATTTATATGTGTGCCAAGGATTGTATTATTAACCACGAGCTTTTATCTCAAAAGCCGCTTTCGCATCCTGCTGTCAGCTTAGCCAGCTCTCGCAGCATTAGTGAGACCTCCAAGTCATCTATTGCTTCGCAAG TGTCTAAATCAAGCAAAACTGACCAGACGGGTTCATCAGATGCGGTTTCTGGACAAATAAAAGCTACAGCTCCGAGAAGATTGAGTCTGAACAGCGTCCag GGTATTTTCCAAAGTGTCAAGTCAGCCATGGTTTACAATGACAGCAATAACACTCTGGCACCATCCACTGTCAAAGCCACAAGTCAACTGGTAAGTCAGTCGTCAGCAGGCAAGATAACATCTTCAAATGTTGAAAGCAAGATTATAGCCCAGTCTGTGGACAACGCAAAAAATACACATGTGGAAGATGCAAAAAAATCAAGTCTTCTATCATCTGCACTTACAAGCTCTACACATTGTGAGAAAAAAAGTCAAAAAACGAAAGAAAGGAAGCCACTTTCAGAAAAGAAAAGAAAGGATGTGGCAAACACTGCAGAGTCTGATGAGGCTGCTAAAAAGTCTAGCAAATGCAGTCCAAGGGAAAAAACACTGTCGCCAAGCGATTCTGATCGAAGGACTACTAGTTCATCTTCTGCCAGGTATTCGCAGACCTCACATCGATCTGTATATGGTCAACCCTATCGTAGTTACAAATATGACTCTAGTACATCGTTCAGACACAGAAACTATAAAAATTCCTTTCAGCAGAATCGAAAGTCCTATAGCAGGCGTGACTCTTCAAGTCGCAGGTCTAACTCTCGAAGTAGAAAGCGCAGCTACAGGAGCCGGTCGAGGTCGAGCAGCTCTGAAAGAATTTCTAAATCTAAGCATCAGCGGTCAAAAGAAAGTTCTAAAAGGCATCGTTATAGGTCAATCTCTAAATCAGGGGACAGTCGAGACAGCAGCCAAGAGCGAGCTTCACACAAAAAGGCTAGAACAAGGGTTAAAGCGGGTCATCATTATAGTTATAAATCACCAGGCAACAGCAAAAGGAGACGGAGTAGAAGATCGAGGTCGGAAACGAGTAGCAGCTCATCTGATCGGACCCAACACTCATCCAGATCATCACGCAGTAGTAAGATACGCAGTCGTAGGTCAAAGTCATTTGCTAGCAGTTCTGACAGTTCTTCAACTGAGAGCACTTGCTCTAGTTCTACTATTTCAAGACGCAGGCAATGCAGTAGTAGCCGTTCACTTTCTACTTGCTCTCCGCGTGGTCAAAGACGTGGGAAAAGAAGCAGGTCTCCTTCGAAGTCATCGCCTCTAGCGTCTAAGAGAGTGGATGTGCATCGCCAATTTCGCTACATCTCTCCCCCTCCCTTTCCCCTTGGGAACTCTAGCATATATTGTATTAATCCTGATTTTGAAAAGCTCAATGTGCGATCACTTTCACCTGTCTCCGCCGATGTTGTTTCGCGCACTGTGGAGAATGCGTGGAAGTTTTATCACAGCAGATATTACAGCCAGTCTGAGCTAAGTACAGATATCGTTTATGATGCTCAAGTACTTTTTCTAAAATCGTATTCTGGGTTTTTTATGCAAGCTCCCaattttgaaaactgttacaactCTCTATATAAACCGGAAGATCTAAAGGCTGCGTTACGCATGAGACTAGATCGTCTTTCTCCAGGGCCTGCAAAAGACCCCAATGTCACCATAAGTAAGCGAGAGTCTCCAGAATACCAGAATAATATGGTCACTTCAAGTCAACCTGCCTTGAAATCAGATGCTGCCCATCAGCATTCCAACAACATTCCTAATACAGCAGAAAGTATGAAAACACTTATAAAAACGGGGGCTGTTCCTGGCTTATCTTTGATGGATGATTCTGAGACATGTGCCTATAATATGTCTGCTTCATCTACAGTTTCTGCTGATCCGGCAAatgatggtattaggaatgctATTGAATCGCTTAGGCAGTCATATTCTGGAGCCTCCGCCAAGGAAGAAACATTTGACCATGGAGATCTTGATTCACTAACCTTGGCTGAACGAAAAACTTCCGAATCTTTTATTCCATTCTTAAATGATGGTACATTGGATGAGGTAAGAAATCTTCCAGATAACCAAGAATCAAAGAAGATATCTAATTCAGATATGGAGTTACCGTGGCACTATAAGCAGCATAGTGCATCTCGTAGCCCTGAAGATATCTGTGAAACTGTGCTCTCCAAAGAAGATGCATATACGACTAACAATCTCTCTACCAATATGTTGTCAATGAATAACAACCATCAGAATGCTTGCAAAAAGTACAGCCAAAATGTGATCAGTGAACAGAAACAAGAAGTAGACAAGAAAGAAAAAAGTAAGAAGGAAGAAGACAAGCTTCAATCTGTT GGAGGTGTTGTCATGTCTGCATTCATTGCTGATGTAGTTAAAGGCATAATACGTCTTTCTACTCTG CAAACTGATACAGAGTTGTCCCCCACAGAAATGCTCAATGAAATGGAGCATGAGCAGGAGAAGATGCACTCAAGGATGATAACTCCTGCAGGGCACTACATGATAAACATGGCAAAGCGCATTCTCTCGCCCGAGTCAGGGCAGAGCTTGCAGCTAGAATTTGACAAAGCTGATCCAGAAGCTGTTGAACTCATGAAGACATTGGACGTACGAGTCGTAGAACTCATTGCGAGCACGCCTTTCCTTAGCGAGTAG